From a region of the Sinorhizobium chiapasense genome:
- a CDS encoding MATE family efflux transporter codes for MASPAGHISLSDGKVSRLIIRLAIPSIVGLSLNALQQFVNAIFVGTLGAQAIAAVSITLPIILLLTSVGQGIGVGTASFVSRNLGAGNSLEASRGASSALALAAPIGVALTVALSLSLRDVLALLGASPTMMPAALDYASMLVFGYTLMLLNMVNGFIVRAEGNTRYSMWTMITSFALNALLDPILMFSLDLGIRGAALATLLSQIAATSLYALYFGKQCGIVRVRPSYITLKGGRVKQIAAIGAPATVTGILSAIASLLLNRAAAPFGDHSVAAVGIAVRLLTIGALPIMGLCIGSQSVLGFSWGAQDFARVQKAAKFMLSVAVAFSATFSAVVVIFARPIVRLLSDSEGVAEIAVSTCIMFHLFFGLFGVQYVVITMLQSFGRARLSAVVSFARQGYLFVPAILLLPDIWGFDGVLISQAAAELVAGLLAVFVILRQFGDLKGRLPSRPTSGEG; via the coding sequence ATGGCTTCACCGGCAGGGCATATCAGTTTGTCGGATGGCAAGGTTTCCCGCCTCATCATACGGCTCGCCATTCCCTCGATTGTCGGTTTGTCGCTCAATGCACTTCAGCAGTTCGTGAATGCAATCTTTGTTGGAACGCTCGGCGCGCAGGCTATCGCAGCCGTCAGCATAACTTTGCCCATCATACTCCTACTCACCTCAGTTGGGCAGGGCATTGGCGTCGGCACAGCATCTTTCGTGTCACGCAATCTTGGCGCCGGCAACTCGCTAGAGGCGAGTCGAGGCGCGAGCTCGGCACTCGCTCTCGCGGCTCCGATCGGAGTGGCCCTTACTGTCGCTCTGAGTCTCAGTTTGCGCGATGTTCTCGCTTTGCTCGGCGCCAGTCCGACAATGATGCCAGCCGCGCTCGACTACGCATCGATGCTCGTATTCGGGTACACTCTCATGCTGTTGAACATGGTCAACGGATTCATCGTGAGGGCCGAGGGTAATACACGATATAGCATGTGGACCATGATTACGTCTTTTGCGCTGAATGCCCTGCTTGATCCCATTCTAATGTTTTCGCTGGATCTCGGAATTCGCGGCGCGGCGCTCGCTACACTGTTGTCTCAGATCGCTGCCACCAGCCTATACGCCTTATATTTTGGGAAGCAATGTGGAATTGTCCGTGTCCGACCTTCCTACATCACTTTGAAAGGCGGCCGCGTAAAGCAGATCGCCGCCATTGGAGCTCCCGCAACCGTCACGGGTATTTTGTCTGCTATTGCGTCCTTGCTCTTGAACAGGGCTGCCGCACCATTCGGCGACCATTCCGTTGCCGCTGTGGGTATAGCCGTACGATTGTTAACAATCGGGGCACTCCCGATAATGGGCCTATGCATAGGCTCCCAGTCGGTTCTCGGTTTCAGCTGGGGAGCACAGGATTTCGCTCGGGTACAGAAGGCCGCGAAGTTCATGCTATCCGTAGCCGTTGCATTTTCAGCAACCTTTTCTGCCGTGGTCGTGATTTTTGCCCGGCCAATCGTCCGACTTTTGAGCGATAGCGAGGGCGTGGCTGAAATCGCTGTCTCGACCTGCATCATGTTCCATCTCTTTTTCGGACTCTTTGGTGTTCAGTACGTTGTAATAACCATGCTTCAGTCGTTCGGGAGAGCACGTCTGAGCGCGGTCGTTTCCTTCGCGAGGCAAGGATATCTCTTCGTACCAGCCATACTACTGTTGCCGGATATTTGGGGCTTCGACGGAGTATTGATCAGCCAGGCAGCTGCTGAGCTGGTGGCAGGGCTGCTGGCTGTATTTGTAATACTCAGGCAGTTCGGCGATCTCAAAGGTAGACTCCCTTCCCGGCCAACGAGCGGTGAAGGCTGA
- a CDS encoding amino acid adenylation domain-containing protein, with amino-acid sequence MLNEGRTAKSEFVGSQLIDVVTAIDEIAASFPNRIAIKHGAEELTYAELRLLSDKIANTLRERGAEGKIVGYFGERNPHWAATVIAILKSGATYLPLDPSLPASRISFMIEQSGCTLIIGPERPEELGLFQENSTGRQFLTVQTALRGGRASPGMPASAEGHLAYILFTSGSTGRPKGVMVKRAGLNNHLRAKMDALELGEKDCVAQTASHSFDISLWQLLAGLCVGSCVAIIDDSTVRSPTALLEALQANRVTIAQFVPSMLAVFVEYLQTLSVKKRFLRALRKVSTVGEPLTPALAHGWLTLFPRVPILNHYGPTECADGVTHHLISLPPSTADTYLPIGKPIANLRVYVANGSRLCKTGEVGEICVSGVGVADGYINDGVRTKDVFLANPFTDHPSYRQLYKTGDLGRIRADGLLECLGRRDRQIKIRGHRIELGEIESRLCAHPLVSAAVAIAPVNESVKLTAREITNTNRETGPRRILAYVSAPGELSEGDLRSFAAETLPGYMLPERIIRVERMPLTRNGKVDLALLPDPTTVRPEQLGPLEQPKTELEKTLRAIWSSVLRIEGIGVNDQFMDLGGDSLRAVLILAQIQRQLGANADFRVVLNGTIRSLASSISSQSETTKNVLPACGKLRRAPLTRVQEHLWFLWQLDPTAKNYIIQGGVRIRGDIDLTAFNKTWNDVVETHDALSARFIDEDGPVQIFDDPQSSDIELVDATHLPHEEAEELLAELRRTELNNPFDLSQGNLFRARLIRLGADDHLMLITAHEIIIDAWSISVLLRDLQTRYSNAAAVSPADRPSLSTYALWESVHVTPESLSDQRRYWRRQLGDNPPVLSLGNDRLRSKVSSYRGNSHAILLGGELSDQVRDFARRHRCTTSTILLACFKLLLRMYSGQDDVIVGIPHVVRSQPGTEEIVGFFLNMLPIRTTIDVNKSFAAHVTHVQDLISDAIANSAYPFSWMVRDTRLHREPGRSPIFQVMFNMYSEPAEPPAKCDLELTFREYDTGYVKFDLTLYAQDEGDAIALQLAYAEDVFSSDVIARMADNLRHLLAACVERSAEPIVALSSLSSSDVAILSSLNADERSYENEPSLVEAFDQVSASNIDRVAYFGEFGAITFGQLRERMAAIRSVLRTCGVGPGDIVAMLVDRSPDVAATTLAIRDLRATAVPISPDYPEERVGHILRDSGAKLLVHASEDEEVDFGVPCVNLSTLEARYAPGRLTHRTVELADEGAASLIYTSSSTGKAKGVLIPESAILNRLNWMWRCFPFDRFDVMAIQKSAALVAAAWEYFGGLLKGVPTLILTHEQLHDPDLLLRALARHHVTRLFASPPILSGLIAAQKRLQKMTNLRLVTSSAEPMPPSLPFRWRECFPDVPLWNFYGTTECASNAAVYGTSDADDGSSAVPVGRPIDNVRMYVLDAQLKRVPVGVAGELCVAGRCVSAGYWKDPERTQHCFVPNPYDEGQYSVLYRSGDIARISAKGLLEICGRADNQVQLRGFRIELEEIETALVSHPGITQAAAFVKGEDDDRRLVALVVPADDGLNSGDIVGHLRQTLPSYMIPSDVQAVHHMPLTASGKIDRARLPSVSSREMQKAKSAEPRTERERLLADIWQELLGAKSIGIDDSFFDIGGNSLLSVRCVTLARKAGLSLTVNQVHRTPTIRELATYKTSAATSALSASDGPLPVTPAVSHWNRCVGIGEHYNIVDLFFMPAGILNVSILERALAHVIGREEALRLRVAETESGLSQVIGSIPDPIVEEINLVGMAAAQQLTAIEQACAERQRTFRFDGRTPLIRVSAFRTSESGDYYLLVLLHHFVADGVGYRLFLNALEAAYDSFAAGRTTADPETTPLSLWLQRLDNYANGEAATELEHWEGIRYDLFDIGVSDTGSDAAGFSAETARWLHYAGSEEHIDEEFCRPLWKDQATYHLRISEETTGKLLKVAAASAQCEDFDLVLAAISGAFGRAFGNYSLWIDSLTSTRGQLFDDIDPSQIIGYIGELVPLPLYLTGTESHPDRARSIYQQRSSLPRRGIGFRALKFLNRHPAVRDRIDRLPLPRIGLNYRARLQRHYPRRLLSRDPHPLWIGEDMDQSVMNYLFWFRVGYQSGELQIEVRYDPRQVGYETTRNLCTILREELIQTVDAFREFGQTGNDG; translated from the coding sequence ATGCTCAACGAAGGCCGGACTGCGAAGTCCGAATTTGTCGGAAGTCAGCTCATCGATGTGGTTACGGCTATCGATGAAATTGCGGCGTCGTTCCCGAACAGGATAGCGATCAAACATGGCGCGGAAGAACTCACATATGCTGAGCTGCGACTGCTGTCGGACAAAATTGCGAACACACTGCGAGAGCGCGGCGCAGAGGGTAAAATCGTGGGGTATTTCGGTGAACGAAACCCTCATTGGGCAGCCACAGTAATTGCAATTCTGAAGAGCGGCGCAACATATTTGCCACTTGATCCGTCCTTACCGGCCTCCCGCATTTCTTTCATGATCGAGCAGAGTGGATGCACTCTGATTATCGGGCCGGAAAGACCGGAAGAGCTTGGCCTCTTTCAGGAAAACAGCACCGGCCGGCAATTCTTGACGGTGCAGACGGCGCTACGCGGTGGCCGTGCCTCTCCTGGAATGCCAGCTTCTGCTGAGGGCCATCTCGCTTACATTCTGTTTACGTCCGGTTCGACGGGGAGACCCAAGGGGGTGATGGTCAAGCGCGCAGGCCTGAACAACCACCTGAGGGCCAAGATGGACGCGCTCGAGCTAGGTGAGAAGGACTGTGTCGCACAAACTGCCTCGCATAGCTTTGACATCTCGCTGTGGCAGCTTTTGGCAGGGTTATGCGTCGGCAGTTGCGTCGCGATCATAGATGATTCGACAGTGAGATCTCCGACGGCCCTTCTTGAGGCACTGCAGGCAAATCGCGTCACAATTGCCCAATTCGTTCCATCGATGCTGGCCGTCTTCGTTGAGTATCTCCAGACACTCTCAGTCAAGAAGCGGTTTCTTCGTGCCTTGCGCAAGGTCTCCACGGTCGGCGAGCCGCTGACGCCTGCCTTGGCGCACGGGTGGCTGACACTCTTTCCTCGAGTCCCAATTCTCAATCACTACGGACCGACCGAATGTGCGGATGGGGTTACACACCATTTGATATCTCTCCCGCCCAGCACAGCTGACACCTATTTGCCCATCGGTAAGCCTATTGCCAATCTCAGGGTTTATGTCGCCAATGGATCGCGTCTGTGCAAGACGGGAGAAGTTGGCGAGATCTGTGTTAGCGGAGTCGGTGTCGCTGATGGATACATCAACGATGGCGTGCGTACCAAAGACGTCTTTTTGGCGAACCCGTTCACGGACCACCCATCCTATCGGCAGCTCTACAAGACCGGCGATCTCGGACGCATCAGGGCAGATGGCCTGCTGGAGTGTCTTGGTAGACGAGATCGGCAGATCAAGATCCGGGGGCACCGGATCGAACTTGGAGAAATCGAGTCTCGCCTCTGCGCTCATCCTTTGGTAAGTGCCGCCGTTGCTATCGCACCTGTCAACGAGAGCGTGAAGCTCACGGCTCGGGAAATAACCAACACCAACCGAGAAACTGGGCCAAGACGAATACTGGCCTATGTGTCGGCTCCTGGCGAACTTTCGGAGGGTGACCTCCGGAGCTTTGCTGCCGAAACGCTTCCTGGCTACATGCTTCCGGAGCGGATCATTCGTGTCGAGCGGATGCCGCTCACCCGAAACGGGAAGGTAGATCTCGCGTTACTGCCAGATCCGACAACGGTTCGCCCGGAGCAGTTGGGTCCGCTCGAGCAACCAAAGACGGAGCTTGAAAAGACACTACGAGCTATATGGTCCAGCGTTCTTCGGATCGAAGGCATTGGCGTCAATGACCAATTCATGGATCTCGGGGGCGACTCGCTCCGCGCGGTACTCATATTGGCTCAGATTCAGAGGCAGCTCGGAGCAAATGCGGATTTCAGGGTTGTTCTGAATGGGACCATCAGGTCGCTTGCATCGTCGATATCAAGCCAATCCGAAACGACAAAGAACGTGCTTCCCGCCTGTGGGAAGCTCAGACGGGCGCCCCTGACGCGAGTGCAAGAACACCTTTGGTTTCTCTGGCAGTTGGATCCAACTGCCAAAAATTACATTATTCAGGGCGGCGTGCGTATCCGAGGTGATATCGACCTAACCGCATTCAATAAAACCTGGAACGATGTTGTTGAGACGCATGACGCGCTTTCAGCACGTTTCATCGACGAAGATGGGCCGGTTCAGATTTTTGATGATCCGCAGAGCTCCGATATAGAGTTGGTGGACGCCACTCACCTGCCTCATGAAGAGGCCGAGGAGCTTTTGGCGGAGCTGCGGCGGACGGAGCTCAACAATCCCTTTGATCTCAGTCAGGGGAATTTGTTTCGTGCGCGCCTGATCCGTCTTGGCGCCGACGACCATCTCATGCTGATAACCGCGCACGAAATCATCATAGATGCATGGTCAATCTCTGTCCTGCTCAGAGATTTACAAACGAGATACTCCAATGCCGCTGCAGTTTCTCCAGCAGATCGCCCTTCACTCTCGACCTATGCGCTCTGGGAAAGTGTACATGTCACACCGGAGTCGCTGAGTGATCAGCGGCGCTATTGGCGTCGTCAGCTAGGCGACAATCCTCCCGTACTTTCGCTCGGGAATGATCGACTGCGGTCGAAAGTAAGCTCCTACCGCGGGAACTCGCATGCGATTCTCCTTGGCGGCGAACTGTCTGATCAAGTGCGAGATTTTGCGCGCCGGCACAGGTGCACGACCTCCACAATCCTATTGGCATGCTTCAAGCTGCTGTTGCGGATGTATAGCGGCCAAGACGATGTGATCGTTGGCATACCGCACGTGGTGCGCAGCCAGCCAGGCACCGAGGAGATCGTGGGATTTTTCCTCAACATGCTGCCAATTCGAACCACGATCGACGTCAATAAGTCCTTCGCGGCTCACGTAACTCACGTGCAGGACCTCATAAGCGATGCGATCGCGAACTCGGCGTATCCATTTAGCTGGATGGTCAGGGATACCCGACTCCACCGCGAGCCCGGTCGATCGCCGATCTTCCAAGTCATGTTCAACATGTACTCCGAGCCTGCGGAACCCCCTGCCAAATGCGATTTGGAACTGACATTTCGCGAATACGACACAGGTTATGTGAAATTCGATCTAACGCTTTACGCGCAGGACGAAGGCGATGCAATTGCATTGCAACTGGCTTATGCGGAAGACGTATTTTCGAGCGATGTCATCGCTCGCATGGCCGATAATCTTCGCCATCTCCTTGCTGCCTGTGTCGAGAGATCGGCCGAGCCGATTGTCGCCCTGAGCAGCCTCAGCTCGTCGGACGTCGCCATTCTAAGCTCGCTCAACGCCGATGAACGGTCATATGAGAACGAGCCTTCGCTTGTAGAAGCGTTCGATCAGGTGAGCGCTTCAAATATAGATCGGGTGGCTTACTTCGGTGAGTTCGGAGCAATCACGTTTGGCCAACTGCGCGAACGCATGGCTGCGATCCGGTCCGTTCTGCGAACGTGCGGTGTGGGGCCGGGTGACATCGTTGCGATGCTGGTCGACAGGTCGCCGGATGTAGCGGCCACAACTTTGGCCATCCGGGATTTGCGGGCAACTGCCGTGCCTATATCGCCAGATTACCCGGAGGAACGGGTCGGCCATATTCTGAGGGACAGTGGCGCGAAGCTGCTTGTTCACGCCAGCGAGGACGAAGAGGTCGATTTCGGTGTGCCGTGCGTTAATCTGTCTACCCTGGAGGCTAGATACGCCCCCGGACGGCTCACGCACCGAACTGTCGAATTGGCCGATGAGGGCGCAGCCAGCCTGATATACACTTCATCGTCGACGGGTAAGGCGAAGGGCGTTCTCATACCGGAATCCGCAATACTCAATCGACTGAACTGGATGTGGCGATGCTTTCCCTTTGATCGCTTCGACGTGATGGCTATACAGAAGTCAGCGGCACTTGTTGCTGCAGCATGGGAGTACTTTGGAGGGCTCCTCAAGGGGGTGCCCACGCTGATCCTGACCCATGAGCAGTTGCACGACCCCGACCTCTTGTTGAGGGCATTGGCACGGCATCACGTCACGCGGTTGTTTGCTTCTCCGCCTATTCTGTCCGGTTTAATTGCCGCTCAAAAGCGACTGCAGAAAATGACCAACCTGCGCCTGGTAACAAGCAGCGCTGAACCGATGCCGCCTTCGCTTCCTTTTCGTTGGCGAGAGTGTTTTCCAGATGTGCCGCTGTGGAATTTTTATGGCACGACAGAGTGCGCGTCTAATGCAGCGGTGTACGGAACATCCGACGCCGACGATGGCTCTTCAGCTGTGCCCGTCGGGCGCCCGATCGATAATGTGAGAATGTACGTCCTTGACGCACAGTTGAAGCGGGTTCCCGTCGGAGTCGCAGGTGAACTCTGTGTGGCAGGACGCTGCGTGAGCGCGGGATATTGGAAGGATCCAGAGCGAACACAACACTGTTTCGTTCCAAATCCGTACGATGAAGGTCAATACAGCGTCCTTTATCGGAGTGGTGATATCGCCCGCATCTCAGCCAAAGGTCTTCTGGAGATTTGCGGTCGAGCGGACAATCAAGTCCAGCTTCGGGGGTTTCGAATTGAGCTTGAGGAGATTGAGACGGCACTCGTATCTCATCCTGGCATCACGCAGGCCGCCGCATTTGTAAAGGGCGAGGATGATGATCGGCGACTGGTTGCCCTTGTGGTCCCAGCTGACGATGGCCTGAACTCAGGAGACATTGTGGGCCACCTGCGGCAGACACTGCCATCTTACATGATCCCATCCGATGTTCAGGCGGTGCACCATATGCCGCTCACAGCGAGCGGGAAGATAGATCGGGCTCGTCTCCCTTCCGTCTCATCCCGCGAAATGCAAAAGGCCAAGTCCGCTGAGCCAAGGACGGAGAGGGAGCGACTTCTCGCCGATATCTGGCAAGAGCTGTTGGGCGCTAAATCTATTGGCATCGATGATAGCTTCTTTGATATCGGTGGAAATTCGCTTCTGAGTGTGCGGTGCGTTACACTGGCGCGCAAAGCGGGACTGAGCCTAACAGTCAACCAAGTGCACCGGACACCAACCATCAGGGAACTGGCAACGTACAAAACCTCGGCCGCGACATCTGCCTTATCGGCTTCCGATGGACCGCTTCCAGTGACCCCTGCGGTCTCACATTGGAATCGTTGTGTCGGAATCGGCGAGCACTACAACATTGTTGATCTCTTCTTCATGCCCGCCGGCATCTTGAATGTCTCCATTCTTGAACGTGCACTTGCGCATGTCATCGGCCGGGAGGAAGCACTGAGGCTCCGAGTCGCTGAAACGGAGAGCGGCCTATCTCAGGTAATCGGATCGATACCAGATCCCATCGTAGAAGAAATCAACCTTGTCGGCATGGCCGCAGCGCAACAACTCACGGCCATCGAGCAGGCCTGCGCGGAGCGTCAGCGCACATTTCGATTTGACGGTCGGACACCTCTTATCAGAGTCTCAGCCTTCCGGACATCAGAGAGTGGCGATTACTATTTGCTTGTTTTGCTGCACCACTTTGTAGCAGACGGGGTTGGATACAGGCTGTTCCTGAATGCACTCGAAGCAGCCTATGATTCGTTTGCTGCCGGCCGGACTACTGCAGATCCAGAGACGACGCCCCTATCTCTATGGCTGCAGCGATTGGATAATTACGCGAATGGCGAAGCGGCAACCGAGCTCGAGCATTGGGAGGGCATACGGTATGACCTGTTTGACATAGGTGTGAGCGACACTGGGTCGGATGCCGCGGGGTTTTCTGCTGAAACTGCGAGGTGGCTCCACTATGCGGGCTCTGAGGAACATATCGATGAAGAATTCTGCAGACCACTTTGGAAAGATCAGGCCACCTATCATCTAAGGATCAGCGAGGAGACAACGGGGAAACTTCTCAAGGTTGCGGCGGCGTCTGCTCAATGCGAGGATTTTGATCTAGTGCTTGCGGCTATTTCGGGGGCATTTGGCCGCGCTTTCGGAAATTACTCCCTCTGGATCGACAGCCTCACTTCGACCAGGGGACAGCTGTTCGACGACATCGACCCGTCTCAGATCATTGGCTATATCGGTGAACTGGTGCCGCTTCCGTTATACCTTACCGGAACGGAGTCTCATCCCGACCGCGCCCGCTCCATATATCAGCAGCGCAGCTCGTTGCCTCGCCGGGGCATAGGTTTCCGAGCTTTGAAGTTCTTGAATCGCCATCCCGCCGTGCGGGACCGCATCGATCGCCTGCCGTTACCCCGCATCGGATTGAACTATCGAGCGAGACTCCAACGTCATTATCCGCGCCGTCTGTTATCCAGAGATCCACACCCATTGTGGATCGGCGAAGATATGGATCAGTCAGTTATGAACTATCTCTTCTGGTTTCGCGTCGGGTACCAATCGGGCGAACTACAAATCGAAGTGAGATACGATCCACGACAAGTTGGCTACGAAACGACCCGCAACCTCTGCACGATCTTGCGCGAGGAACTCATACAGACTGTCGATGCATTTCGAGAATTCGGTCAAACAGGCAATGACGGATGA
- a CDS encoding dicarboxylate/amino acid:cation symporter, whose protein sequence is MIAQHSAEVRGKTPLYRHLYVQVLAAIAAGILLGHFYPDVGTELKPLGDAFIKLVKMIIAPVIFLTVATGIAGMTDLAKVGRVAGKAMIYFLTFSTLALIVGLVVANVVQPGSGMHIDPASLDMKAVTTYTEKAHEQSVTGFLMNIIPTTLVSAFAEGDILQVLLISVLFGIALAMVGEKGQPVVDFLHALTLPIFRLVAILMKAAPIGAFGAMAFTIGKYGVASIANLAMLIGTFYLTSFLFVFIVLGAVARYNGFSIVALIRYIKEELLLVLGTSSSEAALPGLMNKMEKAGCKRSVVGLVIPTGYSFNLDGTNIYMTLAALFIAQATDIPLSLGDQILLLLVAMLSSKGAAGITGAGFITLAATLSVVPSVPVAGMALILGIDRFMSECRALTNIIGNAAATLVVARWEGELDHAQLSAALAGEAPVKTVPATVQPAE, encoded by the coding sequence ATGATCGCACAACATTCCGCGGAGGTCCGCGGCAAGACACCGCTCTATCGGCATCTCTATGTCCAGGTCCTCGCGGCGATCGCTGCGGGCATCCTGCTCGGGCATTTCTATCCGGATGTCGGCACCGAGCTCAAACCGCTCGGCGATGCCTTCATCAAGCTCGTCAAGATGATCATCGCGCCGGTCATCTTCCTGACGGTCGCGACCGGTATTGCCGGCATGACCGATCTCGCCAAGGTCGGTCGCGTCGCCGGCAAGGCGATGATCTACTTCCTGACCTTCTCGACGCTGGCGCTCATCGTCGGTCTGGTGGTCGCGAATGTGGTCCAGCCCGGCTCCGGCATGCATATCGATCCGGCCTCGCTCGATATGAAGGCGGTAACCACTTATACCGAGAAGGCGCATGAGCAGTCGGTAACCGGCTTTCTCATGAACATCATTCCGACGACGCTGGTCAGTGCCTTCGCCGAGGGCGACATCCTGCAGGTGCTGCTCATCTCGGTTCTCTTCGGCATAGCGCTTGCCATGGTCGGCGAAAAAGGCCAGCCGGTGGTCGATTTCCTGCATGCGCTGACGCTGCCGATTTTCCGTCTGGTCGCGATCCTGATGAAGGCCGCTCCGATAGGCGCCTTCGGCGCGATGGCCTTCACCATCGGCAAGTACGGCGTGGCATCGATCGCCAACCTCGCCATGCTGATTGGCACCTTCTATCTCACCTCCTTCCTCTTCGTCTTCATCGTGCTCGGCGCGGTCGCACGCTACAACGGCTTCTCGATCGTCGCGCTCATCCGCTACATCAAGGAAGAACTGCTGCTCGTGCTCGGCACGTCCTCCTCGGAGGCGGCACTGCCGGGCCTGATGAACAAGATGGAGAAGGCAGGCTGCAAGCGCTCGGTCGTCGGCCTCGTCATCCCGACCGGTTATTCCTTCAACCTCGACGGCACCAACATCTACATGACGCTTGCCGCGCTCTTCATCGCGCAGGCGACCGATATCCCGCTGTCCCTCGGTGACCAGATCCTGCTCCTGCTTGTCGCAATGCTGAGCTCGAAGGGGGCTGCCGGCATCACCGGCGCGGGCTTCATCACCCTTGCCGCAACGCTCTCGGTCGTTCCCTCGGTACCGGTCGCCGGCATGGCGCTGATCCTCGGCATCGACCGCTTCATGTCGGAATGCCGCGCGCTCACCAATATTATCGGTAATGCGGCCGCGACGCTGGTCGTGGCGAGGTGGGAAGGCGAGCTCGACCACGCGCAACTTTCTGCGGCACTTGCGGGTGAAGCGCCGGTCAAAACCGTCCCGGCGACCGTCCAGCCCGCCGAATAG